From Rhodobium gokarnense, the proteins below share one genomic window:
- a CDS encoding type II toxin-antitoxin system Phd/YefM family antitoxin, giving the protein MEKLEFLLFAAYIGRMTETGPIHMPSVSSTELIRKFGRYRDIARREPVTIVNHGRESLVLLSSEEYQRLKRRDREVLRLQDMDEGFLEALEKAEVPAEHAHLDDMLDDWKP; this is encoded by the coding sequence ATGGAAAAGCTGGAATTTCTGCTTTTCGCCGCATATATTGGAAGGATGACGGAAACAGGACCGATCCATATGCCCTCCGTGTCTTCCACCGAATTGATCCGCAAATTCGGCCGCTATCGTGACATCGCCCGACGGGAACCGGTCACGATCGTCAATCATGGCCGCGAGAGCCTCGTTCTCCTTTCGAGCGAGGAATACCAGCGCCTGAAACGCCGCGACCGCGAGGTCCTCCGCCTTCAGGACATGGACGAAGGGTTTTTGGAAGCATTGGAAAAGGCCGAGGTCCCGGCGGAGCACGCCCACCTCGACGACATGCTGGACGACTGGAAGCCGTGA
- a CDS encoding 6-phosphogluconolactonase: MKLIDAADYAELSRAAAGIVVEQVRKRPDSLLVLPTGNTPVGMFRDLVAAAHNGDVDFSRARFAMLDEYAGIGRNDERRLYHWIRKELFDPLGVRPGAVIAFDPEADPECEARFVEQRIARQGGIDLAVLGLGPNGHIAMNEPGSDADSRTRLVTLTPATIRSNAAYWGSEAKVPRKGLTLGLGTLAEARALVLLVAGGGKAAILERVLNAAPSDAIPAAILGAHPAFTVVADRAALGLHA; this comes from the coding sequence ATGAAACTCATCGACGCGGCCGACTACGCAGAACTCAGCCGGGCGGCCGCCGGGATCGTCGTCGAGCAGGTGCGGAAACGGCCGGACTCGCTGCTGGTGCTGCCGACCGGAAACACGCCCGTCGGGATGTTCCGCGACCTGGTGGCGGCCGCGCATAACGGCGATGTGGATTTCTCCAGGGCGCGGTTCGCGATGCTGGACGAATATGCCGGCATCGGGCGGAACGATGAGCGACGGCTCTATCACTGGATTCGCAAGGAGCTGTTCGATCCGCTCGGCGTGCGGCCGGGGGCGGTGATCGCATTCGACCCGGAAGCGGATCCGGAGTGCGAAGCCCGTTTCGTCGAGCAACGCATCGCCCGGCAGGGCGGCATCGACCTCGCCGTCCTCGGTCTCGGGCCGAACGGCCACATCGCCATGAACGAGCCGGGCAGCGATGCCGACAGCCGCACGCGGCTGGTCACGCTCACGCCCGCGACCATCCGGTCCAACGCCGCCTATTGGGGGAGCGAGGCAAAGGTGCCGAGAAAGGGACTGACGCTCGGCCTCGGCACGCTCGCAGAGGCCCGCGCGCTCGTGCTCCTCGTTGCCGGCGGCGGCAAGGCCGCCATCCTGGAGCGCGTCCTGAATGCCGCGCCGTCGGACGCAATTCCGGCAGCGATCCTCGGCGCGCACCCGGCTTTCACCGTGGTCGCCGACCGCGCGGCACTGGGGCTTCACGCGTAG